The following proteins are encoded in a genomic region of Galbibacter sp. BG1:
- a CDS encoding nucleotide sugar dehydrogenase: protein MNNSRIAVIGLGYVGLPLATEFAKKGFNVLGFDINSTRVNQLKNNEDVTDEVSSEDLIKVSEKINYSSQESDLSSCNVYIVTVPTPIDKFKQPDLTPIISASKIVGKYLLQDDIVIYESTVYPGCTEEECVPVLEEVSGLRYNEGFYCGYSPERINPGDKERRVHNIVKVTSGSTPEIAQVIDDLYNVIIEVGTHKASSIKVAEASKIIENTQRDLNISLINELALIFDRIGIDTLEVLEAAGSKWNFLPFRPGLVGGHCIGVDPYYLTHKAESLGYYPEVILSGRRINDNMGVFIANNVVKLMVKHELRVKNAKVLILGVTFKENCPDVRNSRVVDVIDELKGFGVRVDTYDPYADKDEVKKYYGVDLVNKLKSKYEAIILAVGHNEFKKLDYKALKSNDNTVIYDVKSFLPKELVTDRL from the coding sequence ATGAATAATTCTAGAATTGCTGTTATAGGTTTAGGATATGTAGGTTTGCCTTTAGCTACAGAATTTGCTAAAAAAGGTTTTAATGTATTAGGTTTTGATATAAATTCTACTAGGGTTAATCAACTTAAAAATAATGAAGATGTAACTGATGAGGTTTCTTCTGAAGATTTGATTAAAGTTTCTGAGAAAATTAATTACAGTTCTCAAGAATCAGATTTGTCTTCCTGTAATGTTTATATAGTCACAGTGCCTACTCCAATTGATAAGTTTAAGCAGCCAGATTTAACTCCGATAATTTCTGCAAGTAAGATAGTAGGGAAATATCTGCTCCAAGATGATATTGTTATATATGAATCCACTGTTTACCCTGGTTGTACAGAAGAAGAGTGTGTTCCTGTTTTAGAAGAGGTGAGTGGACTTAGGTATAACGAAGGATTTTATTGTGGGTATTCTCCTGAAAGAATTAATCCAGGAGATAAAGAACGTAGAGTTCATAATATTGTTAAAGTTACTTCGGGGAGTACTCCAGAAATAGCTCAGGTTATTGATGATCTGTACAATGTAATTATAGAAGTAGGAACTCATAAGGCTTCTAGTATTAAAGTAGCAGAAGCGTCTAAAATTATAGAGAACACACAAAGAGATTTGAATATATCATTGATTAATGAATTGGCCTTAATCTTTGATAGAATTGGTATTGATACATTAGAAGTGTTAGAGGCGGCTGGGAGTAAATGGAATTTCTTACCATTCAGGCCTGGTTTAGTAGGAGGACATTGTATAGGAGTGGATCCTTATTATTTAACCCATAAGGCAGAAAGTTTAGGGTATTATCCAGAAGTTATATTGTCGGGAAGAAGGATTAATGATAATATGGGAGTTTTTATTGCTAATAATGTAGTGAAGCTTATGGTTAAGCATGAGCTGCGAGTTAAGAACGCTAAAGTCTTAATTTTAGGAGTTACTTTTAAAGAAAACTGTCCGGATGTTAGGAATTCTAGAGTTGTTGATGTAATAGATGAATTGAAAGGTTTCGGAGTGAGAGTAGATACATATGATCCTTATGCAGATAAAGATGAGGTTAAGAAATATTATGGAGTTGATTTAGTGAATAAATTGAAATCCAAATATGAGGCAATTATATTAGCTGTAGGTCATAATGAGTTTAAGAAGTTAGATTATAAAGCTTTAAAATCTAATGATAATACTGTGATTTATGATGTTAAAAGTTTCTTGCCAAAAGAATTAGTAACGGATCGTTTATAA
- a CDS encoding GIY-YIG nuclease family protein encodes MKIYYVYILQCKDDSYYIGITSNLLGRIVSHNEGKKKDAYTYTRRPVELKWFAEFTDVNLAIKKEKQLKGWSRRKKKALIEEDWDRLIEFSRNYKEFGNGSPSTPEASGQGDIEISNEK; translated from the coding sequence ATGAAAATTTATTATGTCTATATATTGCAATGTAAAGACGATTCTTACTATATAGGAATAACTTCAAATCTTTTAGGTAGAATTGTGAGTCATAATGAAGGGAAGAAAAAGGATGCTTATACATATACCAGAAGACCTGTAGAATTAAAATGGTTTGCCGAATTCACTGATGTAAATTTAGCAATAAAAAAAGAAAAACAATTGAAAGGCTGGAGTAGAAGGAAGAAAAAAGCTTTGATTGAAGAGGATTGGGATAGGTTGATAGAGTTTTCAAGGAATTATAAGGAATTTGGGAATGGAAGCCCTTCGACTCCCGAAGCTTCGGGACAAGGTGACATAGAGATTTCAAATGAAAAATAA
- the cysC gene encoding adenylyl-sulfate kinase encodes MGEDLYPYQFKTTQEDRNLLSGHRSLLIWFTGLSGSGKSTIADALEQKLISEKVRTMVLDGDNVRGSLCKGLDFSAEDRSENLRRVAEIADLLLKSGAVVLASFVSPYKKDREYVEKTIKPNIFVEVFVNTSLETCKNRDPKGLYKRAEEGVLKNLTGFNAPYEIPEAADVVVEENDSVAEAVEKIYNKVKDKLYL; translated from the coding sequence GTGGGAGAGGATTTATATCCATATCAATTTAAAACAACGCAAGAGGACCGCAATTTGTTAAGCGGACACCGTTCGTTGCTTATTTGGTTTACCGGATTATCGGGTTCGGGCAAATCCACTATTGCCGATGCGTTGGAGCAAAAATTAATTTCAGAAAAAGTACGCACTATGGTTTTGGATGGTGATAATGTGAGAGGAAGTTTGTGCAAAGGGTTGGATTTCAGTGCGGAAGATCGTTCTGAAAATCTACGCAGGGTTGCCGAAATAGCTGATTTATTATTGAAATCTGGAGCGGTTGTTTTGGCAAGTTTCGTATCACCCTACAAAAAAGATAGAGAATATGTAGAAAAGACAATAAAACCTAATATATTTGTCGAAGTATTTGTAAATACAAGCTTGGAAACCTGCAAAAATAGAGACCCAAAAGGCTTGTACAAAAGGGCAGAAGAAGGTGTTTTAAAAAACTTAACTGGGTTTAATGCTCCTTATGAAATCCCAGAAGCGGCGGATGTGGTTGTGGAAGAAAATGATAGTGTGGCGGAAGCCGTTGAAAAAATATATAACAAAGTAAAAGATAAATTATACCTCTAA
- the cysD gene encoding sulfate adenylyltransferase subunit CysD, with the protein MSKYYLNYLDELESEAIYVLREVWAQFDNPVILFSGGKDSIVVTHLAKKAFYPAKIPFALMHVDTGHNFPETIKFRDDLIESLGVRLIVGSVQESIDQGRVAEEKGKNATRNALQITTLLDAIEDNKVDCAIGGGRRDEEKARAKERFFSHRDDFGQWDPKNQRPELWNIFNGKQFEGEHFRAFPISNWTEMDVWNYINRENIQIPSLYFAHERKVVWRSNSWIPYSEFLQLEENEEVVSKKIRFRTLGDITITGGIESDADTVEKIAQEVSAMRQTERGNRSDDKRSETAMEDRKRQGYF; encoded by the coding sequence ATGAGTAAGTATTATTTAAATTATTTAGACGAATTAGAATCGGAAGCAATTTATGTTCTTAGGGAAGTATGGGCACAGTTTGACAATCCGGTTATTTTATTTTCCGGAGGAAAGGATTCTATTGTAGTGACCCATTTGGCTAAAAAAGCATTCTACCCTGCAAAGATTCCGTTTGCCTTGATGCACGTGGATACGGGACATAATTTTCCAGAGACCATTAAATTCCGCGACGATTTAATAGAAAGTCTCGGCGTCCGACTTATAGTTGGTTCGGTTCAAGAATCTATTGACCAAGGACGTGTGGCAGAAGAGAAAGGGAAAAACGCCACGCGTAATGCGTTGCAGATTACCACTTTGTTGGATGCTATTGAAGATAATAAAGTTGACTGTGCTATTGGTGGTGGTCGCCGTGATGAAGAAAAAGCACGTGCCAAGGAGCGTTTCTTCTCTCATCGGGATGATTTCGGTCAGTGGGATCCTAAAAACCAGCGTCCGGAATTGTGGAATATATTTAACGGAAAGCAATTCGAAGGAGAGCATTTCAGGGCTTTTCCTATCAGTAATTGGACAGAGATGGATGTTTGGAACTACATCAACAGGGAAAACATTCAAATTCCGTCCTTGTATTTCGCTCACGAGCGCAAAGTAGTTTGGAGAAGCAATTCGTGGATTCCGTATTCTGAATTCCTTCAGTTAGAAGAAAATGAAGAAGTGGTAAGTAAGAAAATCCGTTTTCGAACTTTAGGTGATATTACCATTACCGGAGGAATAGAAAGTGATGCCGATACTGTTGAAAAAATAGCGCAGGAAGTATCTGCCATGCGACAAACCGAGCGCGGTAACCGTTCCGACGACAAGCGTTCTGAAACCGCCATGGAAGACCGGAAAAGACAGGGGTATTTTTAA
- a CDS encoding DUF2061 domain-containing protein: MQDKSRKRHIAKAITWRIVGTIDTILLSWIISGNPFTGLKIGFAEVITKMILYYFHERIWFKANVPESKKRHLYKTLTWRVLGTIDTMLLAWIISGNPLTGLKIGFAEVVTKMILYYLHERTWYKINFGLDKRKSNA; this comes from the coding sequence ATGCAAGATAAAAGTAGAAAAAGACACATAGCCAAAGCCATTACCTGGCGGATAGTAGGTACTATAGATACAATTTTATTGTCGTGGATAATTTCGGGTAATCCCTTTACAGGATTAAAAATTGGCTTCGCAGAAGTGATTACAAAAATGATTTTGTATTATTTTCACGAGCGTATTTGGTTTAAAGCCAATGTTCCCGAAAGTAAAAAGCGTCATTTATATAAAACGCTTACTTGGCGGGTCCTGGGAACGATTGATACCATGCTGCTGGCTTGGATAATTTCGGGTAATCCGCTTACAGGGTTAAAGATTGGCTTTGCGGAAGTGGTTACAAAAATGATATTATATTATCTGCACGAACGGACATGGTATAAAATTAATTTCGGATTGGATAAACGTAAAAGCAACGCATAA
- a CDS encoding helix-turn-helix domain-containing protein has protein sequence MSVATKPNHIGRKISRIRELRGMKQEALAMELGISQQSVSLMEQSETIEDEKLEQVAKVLGVTKDAIENFSDESVLNIISNTFHDNSALNGVLYNPTFNPIDKIMELVDENKKLYERLLAAEKEKAAFLQKLLDKK, from the coding sequence ATGAGTGTAGCAACAAAACCAAACCACATAGGAAGAAAAATAAGCCGTATCCGTGAATTAAGGGGGATGAAGCAGGAAGCCCTTGCTATGGAACTGGGCATTAGCCAACAAAGTGTTTCCTTAATGGAGCAAAGCGAAACTATTGAAGATGAAAAATTGGAACAGGTTGCCAAGGTTTTAGGGGTAACAAAAGATGCTATTGAAAACTTCTCTGATGAATCTGTACTCAATATAATATCTAATACATTTCATGATAATTCAGCTTTAAACGGTGTTTTGTATAACCCAACATTTAATCCTATCGACAAAATCATGGAATTAGTTGATGAAAACAAAAAATTATATGAACGTTTATTAGCTGCCGAAAAAGAAAAAGCAGCTTTTTTGCAAAAATTATTGGATAAGAAGTAA
- a CDS encoding IS3 family transposase (programmed frameshift), which translates to MNSKNYDQEFKATILELLGTGRTVKSLSDEYGVSQASINRWKSMSKTSGSINTSLGGEENQRIKALEKELKDVKLERDIPKKGGKHLFQERQVIYGFIKDHRGRFPVGKMCKCMRVSKNAYYTWLRAGQGCRPNSGLDGLKERIREVYHGSNRIYGSSRIQKVLERQGVFYSKSYIALLMKKMGLKSILSRKFRVTTTDSGHSFPIAENLLGRDFTSDSLGEKWVSDITYIKIGNGWNYLTTILDLADRKVLSWVLSEDMTVENTVYKAWSLARKRREITDNHLFHSDQGSQYACHRMVSLFYMSPKITQSMSRKGNCWDNAVAESFFKTIKYECIYRHSFKSYLQAYQIIENYIQWYNNVRIHSALDFKTPAEKELELKIKKMYNVA; encoded by the exons ATGAACAGTAAGAATTACGACCAAGAATTTAAAGCTACCATTCTAGAGCTGTTGGGTACCGGCAGAACGGTCAAGTCCCTATCGGATGAGTATGGTGTCAGTCAAGCCTCCATTAACAGATGGAAAAGTATGTCAAAAACATCGGGCAGTATAAATACTTCTTTGGGAGGTGAAGAAAACCAGAGGATCAAAGCCTTGGAAAAAGAGCTGAAAGATGTGAAGTTGGAACGCGATATCC CTAAAAAAGGCGGTAAGCATCTTTTCCAAGAGCGACAGGTGATATACGGTTTCATTAAAGACCATAGAGGCAGATTCCCTGTTGGAAAGATGTGCAAATGCATGCGGGTGAGCAAGAATGCCTACTACACTTGGCTAAGGGCAGGCCAGGGCTGCAGGCCCAATAGTGGCCTGGATGGCTTAAAAGAAAGGATCCGGGAAGTATACCATGGCAGTAACCGGATATATGGCAGTTCAAGAATCCAGAAAGTACTGGAAAGGCAGGGTGTGTTTTATAGCAAGTCCTACATTGCCCTTTTGATGAAAAAAATGGGGCTTAAAAGTATTTTAAGCAGGAAGTTCAGGGTGACCACGACCGATTCGGGGCATTCGTTCCCGATTGCAGAAAACCTACTGGGAAGGGACTTTACCAGCGATAGCCTCGGCGAGAAATGGGTATCGGACATCACATACATCAAAATAGGGAATGGCTGGAATTACCTGACAACAATATTGGATTTGGCGGACAGAAAAGTGCTTTCATGGGTCTTAAGCGAAGATATGACCGTAGAGAACACCGTTTACAAAGCATGGAGCCTGGCCAGAAAAAGAAGGGAAATAACGGACAACCATCTTTTCCATTCGGACCAAGGGAGCCAGTACGCCTGCCACAGAATGGTGTCCCTTTTTTACATGAGCCCTAAAATAACCCAGAGCATGAGCAGGAAGGGAAACTGCTGGGACAATGCCGTGGCGGAAAGCTTCTTTAAGACCATAAAATACGAATGCATCTATAGGCATAGCTTCAAATCGTACCTGCAGGCTTACCAAATTATTGAGAATTACATCCAATGGTACAACAACGTCAGGATACATTCAGCCTTGGACTTTAAAACACCAGCTGAAAAGGAGTTGGAACTAAAAATTAAAAAGATGTATAACGTAGCATAA
- the wecC gene encoding UDP-N-acetyl-D-mannosamine dehydrogenase, with protein MNNPGVVMVGLGYIGLPTAALIAQNKTYVHGVDINPSVVETINAGKIHIVEPELDKAVADAVKEGYLRADVKPVEANTFLIVVPTPFKGKNEPDISFVEAATKAVLPLLKEGDLYIIESTSPIGTTEKMMQLIFSERPELEDKIYIAYCPERVLPGNVMYELVHNDRVIGGVDEKSTEKALAFYRQFIKGELHKTNARTAEMCKLVENSSRDVQIAFANELSLICDKADINVWELINLANKHPRVNILQPGCGVGGHCIAVDPYFIVADYPMESQIIGKAREINNYKSFWCAEKVQTTKLEFELKNGRKPNIALMGLAFKPNIDDLRESPAKYIAQKVLQNANNEEYYIVEPNITEHKVFKLTDYKKAVDNADIIVFLVAHEEFKDLNLSKEKVILDFCGVIK; from the coding sequence ATGAATAATCCGGGAGTAGTAATGGTAGGATTGGGCTATATTGGTCTGCCTACAGCGGCTTTAATTGCTCAAAACAAAACATATGTACATGGTGTTGATATAAATCCAAGCGTAGTAGAAACTATTAATGCAGGAAAAATACATATTGTAGAACCTGAGTTGGATAAGGCTGTTGCCGATGCTGTAAAAGAAGGTTATTTAAGAGCAGATGTTAAACCAGTAGAAGCGAATACTTTTTTAATAGTAGTACCAACTCCTTTTAAAGGAAAGAATGAGCCAGATATTTCATTTGTAGAAGCAGCGACAAAAGCTGTTCTCCCTTTATTAAAAGAAGGAGATTTATATATTATTGAGTCAACCTCTCCTATAGGAACTACGGAGAAAATGATGCAGTTGATTTTTTCTGAACGACCAGAATTAGAAGATAAAATATATATTGCATATTGCCCAGAGCGTGTGCTTCCCGGAAATGTAATGTACGAGTTAGTGCATAATGATAGAGTTATAGGGGGAGTAGATGAAAAATCTACTGAGAAAGCATTGGCGTTTTACCGTCAGTTTATAAAAGGAGAGTTGCATAAAACAAATGCACGTACGGCTGAGATGTGTAAATTAGTTGAAAACTCTTCGAGAGATGTCCAAATAGCATTTGCTAATGAACTTTCTTTAATCTGTGATAAAGCAGATATTAATGTGTGGGAGTTAATAAATTTGGCTAACAAACACCCTCGAGTTAATATATTACAACCAGGTTGCGGTGTAGGAGGACACTGTATAGCTGTAGACCCTTATTTTATAGTAGCAGATTATCCAATGGAATCTCAAATTATTGGAAAAGCAAGAGAGATTAATAATTATAAATCTTTTTGGTGTGCCGAAAAAGTACAAACTACTAAGCTTGAATTTGAATTGAAAAATGGAAGAAAACCTAATATCGCTTTAATGGGATTGGCTTTCAAGCCTAATATAGATGATTTAAGAGAGTCTCCTGCAAAATATATAGCGCAAAAAGTACTACAGAATGCAAATAATGAGGAGTATTATATAGTAGAACCAAATATAACTGAACACAAAGTATTTAAACTTACAGATTACAAAAAAGCAGTTGATAATGCTGATATAATTGTTTTTTTAGTAGCTCATGAAGAGTTTAAAGATTTAAACCTGTCGAAAGAAAAGGTTATTCTAGATTTTTGTGGAGTTATTAAATAA
- the cysN gene encoding sulfate adenylyltransferase subunit CysN, whose product MQIDNNQLLRFTTAGSVDDGKSTLIGRLLFDSKSIFEDQLEAIESTSKKKGHNGVDLALFTDGLRDEREQGITIDVAYRYFTTPKRKFIIADTPGHIQYTRNMITGASTANAAIILVDARHGVIEQTKRHAFIASLLQIPHIIVCINKMDLVEFKEEAYDKIIAQFEEFSSKLLVKDVRFIPISALLGDNVVKRSENMGWYQGAPLLHTLETMHISSDINKVDARFPVQTVLRPQSDEHRDYRGYAGRIASGIFRKGDEITVMPSGFTSKIKSIDTFENELEEAYAPMSVSITLEDDIDISRGDMIVRTKNKPESSQDLEVMLCWLNNEAAKPRTKYVVRHTSNEQMAMVKEVIYKIDINTLARSSEDKEMGMNDICKVKLRTTKPLLFDSYRENRNTGSLILVDPATNQTVAAGMIV is encoded by the coding sequence ATGCAGATAGACAACAACCAATTACTAAGATTTACCACAGCGGGAAGTGTGGACGATGGAAAAAGTACGTTAATAGGAAGGCTTTTATTTGATTCCAAATCGATTTTCGAGGATCAGTTGGAAGCGATTGAAAGTACCAGTAAGAAAAAAGGTCATAATGGAGTAGATTTAGCTTTGTTTACCGACGGATTAAGGGACGAGCGCGAACAAGGAATCACCATTGATGTGGCATACCGCTACTTTACCACGCCTAAGCGTAAGTTTATCATTGCTGATACGCCCGGTCATATTCAATATACCAGAAATATGATTACGGGAGCCTCAACGGCCAACGCCGCCATTATTTTGGTGGATGCGCGCCATGGGGTTATCGAACAAACTAAGCGACATGCTTTTATTGCATCTTTGTTACAGATTCCGCATATTATTGTGTGTATCAACAAAATGGATTTGGTGGAGTTTAAAGAAGAAGCATACGATAAAATTATCGCTCAGTTCGAAGAGTTTTCTTCAAAATTATTGGTAAAAGACGTACGTTTTATTCCAATTAGTGCCTTATTGGGCGACAATGTGGTAAAGCGCTCTGAAAATATGGGTTGGTACCAAGGCGCACCTTTGTTACATACCTTGGAAACCATGCATATAAGCAGCGATATTAATAAAGTGGATGCTCGTTTTCCTGTGCAAACTGTGTTGAGACCACAAAGCGACGAACATAGGGATTATCGCGGATACGCAGGTAGAATTGCCAGCGGAATCTTTAGAAAAGGTGATGAAATTACCGTGATGCCATCAGGTTTTACCTCAAAGATAAAATCGATAGATACTTTTGAAAATGAATTGGAAGAAGCTTATGCACCAATGTCAGTTTCTATTACTTTGGAAGATGATATAGACATTAGCCGTGGGGATATGATTGTGCGAACAAAAAACAAACCCGAGTCGTCTCAAGATTTGGAAGTGATGTTATGTTGGTTGAACAATGAAGCCGCCAAACCGAGGACCAAATATGTAGTAAGGCATACATCCAATGAGCAGATGGCGATGGTAAAAGAGGTTATTTATAAGATTGATATCAATACTTTAGCCAGAAGCAGTGAAGATAAAGAAATGGGGATGAACGATATCTGCAAGGTAAAATTACGAACCACCAAGCCATTATTGTTCGATTCATACAGAGAAAACCGAAACACCGGAAGCTTAATCCTAGTCGACCCCGCGACAAACCAAACCGTTGCTGCAGGTATGATTGTGTAA
- a CDS encoding IS3 family transposase (programmed frameshift) — protein MNSNNYDQEFKATILELLGTGRTVKSLSDEYGVSQASINRWKRMSKTSGSINTSLGGEENQRIKALEKELKDVKLERDIPKKGGKHLFQERQVIYGFIKDHRGRFPVGKMCKCMRVSKNAYYTWLRTGQGCRPNSGLDGLKERIREVYHGSNRIYGSSRIQKVLERQGVFYSRSYIALLMKKMGLKSILSRKFRVTTTDSGHSFPIAENLLGRDFTSDSLGEKWVSDITYIKIGNGWNYLTTILDLADRKVLSWVLSEDMTVENTVYKAWSLARKRREITDNHLFHSDQGSQYACHRMVSLFYMSPKITQSMSRKGNCWDNAVAESFFKTIKYECIYRHSFKSYLQAYQIIENYIQWYNNVRIHSALDFKTPAEKELELKIKKMYNVA, from the exons ATGAACAGTAACAATTACGACCAAGAATTTAAAGCTACCATTCTAGAGCTGTTGGGTACCGGCAGAACGGTCAAGTCCCTATCGGATGAGTATGGTGTCAGTCAAGCCTCCATTAACAGATGGAAAAGGATGTCAAAAACATCGGGCAGTATAAATACTTCTTTGGGAGGTGAAGAAAACCAGAGGATCAAAGCCTTGGAAAAAGAGCTGAAAGATGTGAAGTTGGAACGCGATATCC CTAAAAAAGGCGGTAAGCATCTTTTCCAAGAGCGACAGGTGATATACGGTTTCATTAAAGACCATAGAGGCAGATTCCCTGTTGGAAAGATGTGCAAATGCATGCGGGTGAGCAAGAATGCCTACTACACTTGGCTAAGGACAGGCCAGGGCTGCAGGCCCAATAGTGGCCTGGATGGCTTAAAAGAAAGGATCCGGGAAGTATACCATGGCAGTAACCGGATATATGGCAGTTCAAGAATCCAGAAAGTACTGGAAAGGCAGGGTGTGTTTTATAGCAGGTCCTACATTGCCCTTTTGATGAAAAAAATGGGGCTTAAAAGTATTTTAAGCAGGAAGTTCAGGGTGACCACGACCGATTCGGGGCATTCGTTCCCGATTGCAGAAAACCTACTGGGGAGGGACTTTACCAGCGATAGCCTCGGCGAGAAATGGGTATCGGACATCACATACATCAAAATAGGGAATGGCTGGAATTACCTGACAACAATATTGGATTTGGCGGACAGAAAAGTGCTTTCATGGGTCTTAAGCGAAGATATGACCGTAGAGAACACCGTTTACAAAGCATGGAGCCTGGCCAGAAAAAGAAGGGAAATAACGGACAACCATCTTTTCCATTCGGACCAAGGGAGCCAGTACGCCTGCCACAGAATGGTGTCCCTTTTTTACATGAGCCCTAAAATAACCCAGAGCATGAGCAGGAAGGGAAACTGCTGGGACAATGCCGTGGCGGAAAGCTTCTTTAAGACCATAAAATACGAATGCATCTATAGGCATAGCTTCAAATCGTACCTGCAGGCTTACCAAATTATTGAGAATTACATCCAATGGTACAACAACGTCAGGATACATTCAGCCTTGGACTTTAAAACACCAGCTGAAAAGGAGTTGGAACTAAAAATTAAAAAGATGTATAACGTAGCATAA
- the cysQ gene encoding 3'(2'),5'-bisphosphate nucleotidase CysQ, with translation MIPIDDLLNTAVKASLEAGAEILKVYERDDVEVSSKQDNSPITLADKNANRIIVSHLQETGIPIISEESKALDYEERKKWKRCWIVDPLDGTKEFIKRNGEFTVNIALVEDGAPILGVIYVPVTKMLYFSDVKKKKAFRLRLEHFSEGYKTLAKELPQKRELTSEVKIVGSRSHFSSETKKYIEKLNDDGKNITFVSVGSSLKFCLLAEGKANVYPRFSPTMEWDTAAGHAICKAVGFEVLHSETKKPLTYNKKELVNPSFVCETRF, from the coding sequence ATGATACCTATTGATGACTTATTAAATACAGCTGTAAAAGCTTCCCTAGAAGCCGGTGCTGAGATTTTGAAGGTTTACGAAAGGGACGATGTTGAAGTCTCCTCTAAACAGGATAATTCTCCGATTACGTTGGCCGACAAAAATGCAAATCGGATTATTGTAAGTCATTTACAAGAAACGGGCATTCCGATTATCAGTGAAGAAAGTAAGGCTTTGGATTACGAAGAGCGGAAAAAATGGAAGCGTTGTTGGATTGTAGATCCGTTGGACGGTACCAAGGAATTCATCAAAAGAAACGGAGAGTTTACGGTCAATATTGCTTTAGTGGAAGACGGAGCCCCAATTTTAGGGGTAATTTATGTGCCAGTGACTAAAATGCTATATTTTTCAGATGTGAAAAAGAAAAAAGCCTTCCGTTTGCGATTGGAACATTTTTCAGAAGGTTATAAAACGTTAGCAAAAGAGTTGCCTCAAAAAAGGGAATTGACTTCCGAAGTAAAAATAGTGGGAAGCCGTTCTCATTTTTCTTCGGAAACAAAGAAATATATTGAGAAATTAAATGATGATGGAAAGAATATCACCTTCGTTTCGGTGGGCAGTTCGCTGAAATTTTGTTTATTGGCGGAAGGAAAAGCAAATGTATACCCAAGATTTTCGCCTACCATGGAATGGGACACCGCTGCGGGGCATGCAATTTGTAAGGCGGTAGGTTTTGAAGTATTGCATAGCGAGACCAAAAAACCATTAACCTATAATAAAAAAGAGCTGGTAAACCCATCTTTTGTTTGTGAAACTCGATTTTGA
- a CDS encoding type II toxin-antitoxin system VapC family toxin: protein MNGNKLFLDTNIILYLLNGDTTLAELLNNKQLYISVITELELLGYRGITEKEEKVIKSFVSQCKTVTMNDDIKLDTIRVRKIYNTKLPDSIIIATALYLDLPIITADAEFKKVDELALIYYEN from the coding sequence ATGAATGGGAATAAGTTATTTTTAGACACCAATATCATTCTGTATTTATTGAATGGAGACACTACATTGGCCGAATTGTTAAACAATAAACAGCTTTATATTTCTGTAATCACAGAGCTGGAGCTATTAGGGTATAGAGGGATAACGGAAAAAGAAGAGAAGGTTATAAAGAGTTTCGTATCTCAATGCAAAACGGTCACCATGAACGATGATATTAAGCTAGATACCATAAGAGTACGCAAAATATACAATACCAAACTTCCCGACAGTATTATTATAGCTACAGCATTATATTTAGATTTACCGATTATTACGGCAGATGCTGAGTTTAAAAAAGTAGATGAACTTGCTTTGATATATTATGAAAACTAA